A region of the Salvia splendens isolate huo1 chromosome 11, SspV2, whole genome shotgun sequence genome:
CTTTTGAATGTGAGCATTACTATTCATTTTATGGATCAGAGAAACTAGTAATGATCAAAATTGAGTATATTCAGATAAATCAAAATTGAGTATATTCagataaatcaaaatttcaGGGATCCAAGTTAGCTGATCACTATGTGTCGATAACTCTAATTAAGAATTATCAACTGCCTCCAGATGCTGCTTCCTTCACATCAGTAAGTTAACTCTACTCGCAAATAAATCAAAAAACAAACTATAAATGACATTCTGGCATCTAGTAACTTGTGCATTTGATGTTTCCTTCCATTGAAGCCGCCCAAGTCGAGTGCTGTGAAGAAGGCTGAGGATGTGGTGAGCACCGTGCTAGCTAGGGGCTTTCTCTTGGGAAAGGATAGCCTCAAAAGGGCGAAGTCATTTGACGGGAAGCACAAATTGACAGTACACGCCTTGGCTACCGTTGCTTCCCTAGACCGAAGATTTGGGCTGAGGAAGACGCTAAGCGTGGGGACAGCTGTAGTAAACGAGATGGTGAGAGAAATGGATGAGCTGTTTCAAGTATCTGATATTACAAAGTCCGCCTATTCAGCTGTTGAGGATACAGCCAGCAGTGCAGGATCTGTCATCAAGGGCAATAGCTATGTCTTGACTGGAGCTTCGTGGGTCACTAATGCATACATAGCCATCACAAAGGCGGTCGAGGATGTAGGGGCGATGACAATGCAGAAGGCAGAGAGggtcgaggaggaggagaagaggaAGAGCCTAGGAAAAGAGGGGGATGCAATATATTCCCAATTCATCAATGCCAGTCGTTACAACTCGTCACCAGCTCTTCCGGTCAGTTCAGCTGATGTGAGTAGCAAGCATCTTTGATTGGTTTGAGTATTCCAGAAAAAAAACTGAAGATTTCATACCTACCAAAACAATGACAGCGTGTTAAATGTACTGCGATTAAATGTGGTAACTGGTTTATGATCAGTTGAAAAGAATAAGATCACCCTACAGTTTATCAGGGGATCCTTACAGTAGAGTAGGAATTCTATGTGTTGCTTACAAATTCTATTCGAATTTACAATCTTGCTCGTATTGGATGTTTATGACGATCGGTATACATGAACGAATGAAACTACTGCACAAAAGTGATTGGCCTTCACAATTTGATTCATGAATGCTACAGCTACTACAGGTACTTCACCAACCATTCCATACTCTGTCACAGAGTTTAAGGGTGAAAAGTGCTGAATTTCTTAACAAGTAGAATATGAGAAATCTATACATGCAATATGACAAATACCTTAATGCATTCTGGTAAATCTTTATCATCATTTATTGCATGTATCTGTATAGTCGAGGTACGAGAGTACAACCATCAAATTTCGCAACTATCAAAAGTAAAATGCTCAGAGTCAGAAGCAAGACTGTAAATGCCTACCTTCATGGCCAAGTGGGAGAAAGCATCTTGATCAGTTGCAATTGAAGCAATAATAACAAGTGCAGCTGCCACCGTTGATGGCCAGTAGCAGAGCTGCTGGTGTCCCATCAGTGTGAGTACTGCAAGGTATTTGGCTGTCTTCTCCATGTTCTCGTTAGCTTTTGCAGCTTTAAGGTAGAACCTGCGCACATTGAAAGTCGAAACAGCCTGAGCAAACACTCATTTGCATCCTAGAGTAAACTGATACTATAAGGACGAGTAAAAAAGATCTGCATCTAATTATCTAAATCTGAAGGTTATACACTGAAAGCAATTGGAGAAGCCATGTATGTACCAAAGGAAGTTGTACACAGTGGGAAGGAAGCATTTGAAGTTGAGGACTTCCTGTAGAGTCACAGACCTCAACATCCAGTGTACCATTTGAAGGAAGCATGATCTCACTCTTATATTTTTTCTAACTCTTGCAATTTGAGGATGAAATGAAACCAAAATACTAGGAAGTAATCTGCAGAGTCACAGACCTCAACATCCAGTGTACCATTTGCAAGCGTTGCTGAATGACTAGGTCTCCGTAGGCATTATCATTACAGTATCCCTCTGCATAATCATGTACATATGCTtgcctcctctctctctctcatccccATCATCCTGAAGATCTCTTCATCTTCGAGCCCCAATCCCTAATCCACAAAACCACAAACAATTGCCAAATGAAATATCGGAAAAAATAAGATCTAACTTTAAATTTTCAAGTATGCCTCTTGTGTTTACTATGGATCAATTTGCTAGGAAGAGTAATGGTGTATGCGCATGCGCATCATATCATTTTAGAATACGAAGAAACAACTAAAATTATAACAATTCTATGCGAATGTGACAATTAACTCATTTTGGAACTCACATTGATTTCATCCGAATTATGATCATCACATTCCTTCAAGGTAAAGGTCGATCTGCAAAACTGCTGTTTAAATTGCCCGAATAACTCAAAAGTAGGCGAAGAACTCTCATTTCCGTACGATCTCTCGGAAAATTGACTTCCAGAAGTGCAACTCCAGATTGACGGCGACTAGTCGGAacttgatggggtacgtactaaacaagcccaatagcagtgacggcccatcagcccaaagcccaaggaagagtatcagttcggcattaccaaagagttcggccccagcctacagctcggtaaaagccgaccaatcaagctctactctcagattggcaaaagctgctcggcaatagctcagcagttcggtctccaaggaagagtatcagttcggcattaccaaagagttcggccccagcctacagctcggtaaaagccgaccaatcaagctctactctcagattggcaaaagctgctcggtaatagttcagcagttcggtctcagtattcgaccgaactgggagatagtggtgtcaactcatacaggatctcatgcaggatagcggaccaaacaaagagatagtggacccatgcaggatctcatgacctccacgacatccacgacctaattactgatgatgtaagccacgacctagttagtggtgatgtaagccacgacctagttagtggtgatgcaagccacgatcttagttcaatgtataaatagaacttagatcagatagattagGGGAGAGCTATcgagacatcaaatatcatatagcaagtctgtatttgtaagctggaaaatcagatcaagcaatacaatcttgccctcctttcttcccgtggacgtagatttacctcagtaaatcgaaccacgtaattccttgtgtcgtgatctatattcattacctgcatttactaccatcaaaaattcgcccaaccatcactggcgccgtctgtgggaaacagagaaccaaatttgtgataaagcgaatttttgaccctttttccaccccaaaaaaaaaaaaaaaaaaaaaatgcataccagatcacataacacccataataccgttcgtgataaccctgaggaagctagtccagcccgcaggtctggaaaacagcctcgggagaaatctacttccagttctcacggagaaggaacaagccgctcaaagactcatcgccccgagtcttcccagcagcccgatttgaacgaggctgtcaagttgtttttggccgagaagcaggaagagttcttaattttcctgcaaaagggccaaaagccggagacgaaaacggtggattctccctcctcatccagacatgaaagtcactaccgcagtagtgccgtgtcttccaggaagaagaatcctcaaccccgacatgttcctgttcctccttggtaccggaatcacaggagaactccatctcctccataccgaagagatgtcgggttcgccatgtacggagcattgaagactccgttctcggacgatatcacccgaactcccttgccacagaactaccgaactccgtcgatgacttatgacgggttagtgaatcctcatgacttcctgggacgctatcagtataacatggcgaaccaaggtctcaatgaggtccatatgtgcaagctgtttcccgagctgcttatcgggaacgcaagaaggtggttcgatagcctcccccaaggcagcattagatcttaccgagatctaatggatgctttccacaggaggttctttcagaaagcggaagcccgaatcacttcggctcagctgctttctatacgtcaaggtcgtgacgaaaagatcagcgactttatgacgagattccacaaggaatgcctacaagtagatgatctcaatgatctacttgtcatttcggcattccaaaatggaatcctgcccggagctctctacagaaagctcgtggaatgcagtccgcaaacagctcaagagatgtgggacattgcggaccagttctcccgtgccgatgaggcagaccgtcgcaaacggtctttagacagctcatcccgaggagacaggaggaagcccgatcatagcgatcagggacatcctcgccgaactccttttggcgatcagggacatcctcgccgaactccttttgaaaggattcaaaggactccggtgcaagaccgattggggccacgtctcaatcccgagaagccgcccgctcagttcgtaccattgaacaagtcgagagcggaaattttcgaactgcattccgatatgttcgaaaaaccaaagcggatgacgaaatcggccgcgcgtcgacctcaggatcaatattgctccttccatcaagaccacggtcacgataccgaggagtgccgacatttggctgcaggtattgacgctcttgtgaaagcaggaacgttaaaaaaataccaaagcaagcagccgaaaaagaacaaaaagcagagaggtgcaaactgcgctcctcaggatctgaaaaagcaacaggaccccgaagacgatgacgagctgcaatatgatgaagtaatcctgactattgatgctctccctgccgggaagactaaatcgtccctgaagtcagagcgcagaggcttcaatcgagaggagccaacgcataaaaggctgaagcaggacgaagtgattacattttcagatgcagatcccgtcccggccatctctcctcatcaagacgctattgtcatccaagccggagtggcaaacaaactgatccacagagtgtttgtggataccggagcgtcagtcagcattctttttaaagaatgtttcgataaactagaagtggatccagctcggctcagtccggctccacttcctctgaaaagtttcgcccaggaggacacccgccctgaaggtattatcagccttccgatcacggtgggaaaagcgcctacaagctccagtacgatgatcgagttctttgtggtaaaagctcggtccccgtacaacatcatcttgggaagagactggctcaacgcagttcgggccgtttgctctacttatcacctcaccatcaagattcccactaaaggtgggatagcggtcatccgaggtgatcaaaaaagagcaaaagagtgtctgcagattgcgcttaaaaggtatgtgctttctttgttttttacttgttctttgtgcttgttttataaaagtttaaaatcttgttcgtcctttttatttgtctatgtgcgttttgtctgtctatatgcgtgtcgtctcttacaaatgttactgaggtatcttgttcttcgaaagctgatcccctttttagaacatatataagccaacgattgtgagtccaagcttctaaggaggatacaagaccacaattcagcttaagaaacaagcagtccgtctgaaacgaactgcaacaaagggaaagtccgatccacgcgataaaactcgccgaattaggacaagggaaagtctgatccacgcgataaaactcgccgaattaggacaagggaaagtccgatccccaaattaggacaagggaaagtccgatccgagcgataaaactcgccaaattaggacacaagcttagtccggtcaaagaaatttacttcataagaccaaagacgagtccggtcaaagaagtttacttcataagaccaaagacgagtccggtcaaagaagtttatttcataagaccgaggaccaagtccggtcaaagaagtttacttcataagaccaaagacgagtccggtcaaagaagcttacttcataagaccgaggacgagtccggtcaaagaagtttacttcataagaccgaggacgagcacgatgaaattttttcgctgagctgtaaatacgcagtgatagaagcgaaatgaaaatttcatttattaaatcttgttcggcatataattctgctgccctacaagaaggcgttacgccattacaaaggactattctactgtccctggttgctaaagttgagccatctattcacaaaatcctcgtgaagccgagttcggtcattccgggcagctgaagaataagcaggtcgacgagatgctctaatcgacctaccgcctcttccctgagcccgggaagctctagcacctcggcggcgaagagtctcttcacgaatcatttgttgatcttgctcactcataatcacagctcctctacgaacttcagtccgtcctcgtcttgacgtttccggttgctcctgagtccgttctcgtcttgacgtttccggttgctcctgagttcgttgctgacttggagtagggttttgagcaagtgaatcagaggtttgagctggagtgcgagcatctgttggcgggaaatgcctaaggaatctctcgattgagggacaccgggaaagaatgatgtcgtaccgagaagcccagcgccgcaatgatttcacgacttgttggcaagccgagctctccagcgcattgttcctccggagtacatgatattcatCCCACaattcgtcaactcgttcctgaacttcagagatggtcattcccccgcgcctgcagatgaaatcctcatacgcagtcctctcagcgacggcagtgttcagctcggcctccagatctttcttttcggactctaagtccttattgtcggcctccagctttactaaacaagccaagagttcgtcattcttcatctggtcagccatggcttttttctcagcttcgtctaaagcggaagagtacagccgcttccagtgaagtacctccagctccttaagagttaagaatacaaagcagctatgtcagttcggcatttcagtttactgagcaggtagtaaaccacaacaggagtaaaagagagtacgaaaagctatacgaagacacaagtgcagaaagaagaattttttcattcataagaaaaaaatttttttttacacaaggagggcttcaaggccattttacaagaaggaagaaactaaactaagagaagagagacgaaatcatactccgccagcttcgtctccggctcctcggtgaggttcagcttccttctccttgtctgcctcagcttcagcctcggcctccctgctccccccagtctgctcggtgcccccatcaccgatcagcagcacctcttgctcggcctgcctgtctctggtctgctgatcaagctgctcggtctcaccatctccgtggaaaattggagcgggtgaaactggccctaaggaggcaaagatagcctccatattctcgtcccgatcagctcggcaactacgaactcggtcagcagaaagcaggaccgaggacgaagcaagctcctcaaggagcggcagactctggagacgagctgctatctctcggccgtacaacggcaggacgacttcgggcccctgctcggcattatcggtcatcagtttcagcagatccccgacaaaggccgaaaattgattgctcagaaagagtttctccgcgaaagcacggagaacctccccttgggcaaccacggcggcagcatccctccgtttcgtctgctctcgctggatgacgagctggtttttggcaaactgggcttcatcctgggccgagatcctagcagctctggccttctcaaagtctgccttagcctgttcggcctggtgacgagcagccgccaacttcctctgcatctcagcataatcgttggacgctttggagagttcaacggcgacgagcttggagagcatatcgttcctctgaaaatggaaaaaggaaaaagtcaaccgaggggccacaaaaaatacaggaaaaaagcgaggccagaaaatcaagaagagaattcacctcggcaaagtccgttggccatgcaaaaggctcacagacatgctccgaagggggcgccaagacgatgtctctctccggcgctcttgggggcttctgggtcttccccttcctctttgccgaagtggactccggctcttttggatccgaagaagaggtcttctgcctcttcggattcttctcggcatcaggcgccgagctggtagccttctgtttctccggctccttaagctcggaggatttgcggctaatcttatttagcatgttcactgccaaaaagcaagaaagcaaggttagttttcgccacaaaagcagtaaggcacaaaaaagaattcctcaccctcggtctcttcgtccgaagacgaggagtcgaacacgaagtcgcccttgacgagctcagactccaggtactgcttcctaatcataggaatcttattgagctcgccctcgagctcgtccaacggttctaaccgaggatgaggaatcacggacttcgtccctctccagggaaagcccgaagccgctgtcctattataaaaaaagaaacgatgttgccactttggccacttggttttgcagaaggccctaaaaggctgtaaagggatcaagtaaaaccaagatcctttcctcttaaactggaagaaattaaggattgccctcagagacagatccttatctagcctacgcagttcggcagcaaaggccgataagtgcctccaagaattcggagtcacctgacctaaagggagttgaaaaaaatcaagcagctctacaaaggcagggggaagagggaaacgaagcccgcattccaagccggcttcgtaaacggtggcgtaaccctccggcggcgagtcagccctatgaaggtcgtcgggaatcgcaaccttccccccaggaaaaaaatatttttcgtgtagggatatcacagtatccttactcaagatgctgtgaaaatactctacggtcttctccccggattctttccggctagaagaccccttaccccctttcctaccgctacctgactcagaagaagaagaagaagacatggttcttactctttgaaagtctgaagaaattctgaagaaattcttgaaagcggaaggaaatttttacgcggaagagagagaatgcagaagaagcaatagcaaaagtgttcaaatgatgaagaaaggacgtatttatcagattcggagaagatttcaaaatcatcgcaccgtttcgaatcccaccttttcaggattcaacggccggattttactgtcgcatttaatgcagtcacgcgcaaggcacgtcccctgacgtcagccttccccgtacctttatccagaatgccgaagtgactcgcttcgccgaagtgattcacttcgcttttcggggggggtagtgatggggtacgtactaaacaagcccaatagcagtgacggcccatcagcccaaagcccaaggaagagtatcagttcggcattaccaaagagttcggccccagcctacagctcggtaaaagccgaccaatcaagctctactctcagattggcaaaagctgctcggcaatagctcagcagttcggtctccaatgaagagtatcagt
Encoded here:
- the LOC121754034 gene encoding binding partner of ACD11 1-like isoform X2, which produces MYVCLNNELMDHNETIEGELQPTSPSWTIDVSDSDVRTIKVSNVSLHVSERNIFDFFTSSGSIVYIEMQRESEATQVACITFIDSEGAYRAALLNGSKLADHYVSITLIKNYQLPPDAASFTSPPKSSAVKKAEDVVSTVLARGFLLGKDSLKRAKSFDGKHKLTVHALATVASLDRRFGLRKTLSVGTAVVNEMVREMDELFQVSDITKSAYSAVEDTASSAGSVIKGNSYVLTGASWVTNAYIAITKAVEDVGAMTMQKAERVEEEEKRKSLGKEGDAIYSQFINASRYNSSPALPVSSADVSSKHL
- the LOC121754034 gene encoding binding partner of ACD11 1-like isoform X3; amino-acid sequence: MDHNETIEGELQPTSPSWTIDVSDSDVRTIKVSNVSLHVSERNIFDFFTSSGSIVYIEMQRESEATQVACITFIDSEGAYRAALLNGSKLADHYVSITLIKNYQLPPDAASFTSPPKSSAVKKAEDVVSTVLARGFLLGKDSLKRAKSFDGKHKLTVHALATVASLDRRFGLRKTLSVGTAVVNEMVREMDELFQVSDITKSAYSAVEDTASSAGSVIKGNSYVLTGASWVTNAYIAITKAVEDVGAMTMQKAERVEEEEKRKSLGKEGDAIYSQFINASRYNSSPALPVSSADVSSKHL
- the LOC121754034 gene encoding binding partner of ACD11 1-like isoform X1, which produces MIQINPFITKLMDHNETIEGELQPTSPSWTIDVSDSDVRTIKVSNVSLHVSERNIFDFFTSSGSIVYIEMQRESEATQVACITFIDSEGAYRAALLNGSKLADHYVSITLIKNYQLPPDAASFTSPPKSSAVKKAEDVVSTVLARGFLLGKDSLKRAKSFDGKHKLTVHALATVASLDRRFGLRKTLSVGTAVVNEMVREMDELFQVSDITKSAYSAVEDTASSAGSVIKGNSYVLTGASWVTNAYIAITKAVEDVGAMTMQKAERVEEEEKRKSLGKEGDAIYSQFINASRYNSSPALPVSSADVSSKHL
- the LOC121754036 gene encoding cyclin-SDS-like isoform X1, translating into MVHWMLRSVTLQEVLNFKCFLPTVYNFLWFYLKAAKANENMEKTAKYLAVLTLMGHQQLCYWPSTVAAALVIIASIATDQDAFSHLAMKTIQIHAINDDKDLPECIKV
- the LOC121754036 gene encoding cyclin-SDS-like isoform X2; the protein is MVHWMLRSVTLQEVLNFKCFLPTVYNFLWFYLKAAKANENMEKTAKYLAVLTLMGHQQLCYWPSTVAAALVIIASIATDQDAFSHLAMKV